One region of Diabrotica undecimpunctata isolate CICGRU chromosome 6, icDiaUnde3, whole genome shotgun sequence genomic DNA includes:
- the TTLL12 gene encoding tubulin--tyrosine ligase-like protein 12 has translation MGHDSEITAFLNFHKDQLIRSGVPEHLWKSLYKKLVKQTFDASSTFDLLKIERDDDEDDVIRSRLLLQASRDIQTSDPDHIYLIDHAWTYKIQDAKNQLVAHDALRQRLCNVFDIDTTQDKYELANLLFEHMWKINNYYCISNNENVEDRLPIWYIMDEVGIAVIHSDDPNCRIVPFVYVNDQITYSILFPIKDIEKEDIICRDFGEGIIDKRKRDAFLIPWVPKLFEDDVNPITPSEEYFLSGHIKESLPDLSKFENNTRQGNILKVFSQYSLVNMYITNQKFSIVDNEDEADILWYTQHFKDFKTLSETPEKFVNQFPFEYVLTVKDLLCIICRRKTGIKWVPTSYNLLTELPNFVSYFQKRQQDGKDNYWIVKPFNLARGLDMHITDNLEYILKVSHTGPKIAQKYITNPILFYRPECNGKVKFDIRYVFLLESVKPLRAHVYKNFFLRFANKTFELNSFEDYEKHFTVMNYTENANLKHMKCIDFLTNWMLQYPDYVWEKVENSIFKMLKELLECATMEDPPCGIAHSPQSRALYAADIMLEWTEDKEIQPKLLEINFTPDCKRACDYYPDFFNDIFSVLFLNESKDTIVQL, from the coding sequence ATGGGTCATGATTCTGAGATCACAGCTTTTCTTAATTTTCATAAAGACCAATTAATAAGATCGGGTGTGCCGGAACATTTGTGGAAAAGCTTATACAAAAAGTTGGTAAAGCAGACATTTGATGCTTCCAGTACTTTTGATTTACTAAAAATTGAACGAGACGATGACGAAGATGATGTGATACGATCGAGGTTACTTCTTCAAGCTTCTAGAGATATACAAACATCAGATCCTGATCATATCTATCTTATAGACCATGCCTGGACTTACAAAATtcaagatgcaaaaaaccagctTGTGGCTCATGATGCCCTTCGGCAACGACTTTGCAACGTTTTCGACATAGACACAACTCAAGATAAATATGAACTAGCCAATTTATTGTTTGAACATATGTGGAAAATTAATAATTACTATTGTATAAGTAATAATGAAAATGTGGAAGACAGGTTGCCGATTTGGTACATAATGGATGAAGTAGGTATTGCAGTAATACATAGTGATGACCCCAACTGCAGGATAGTACCTTTTGTGTATGTAAATGATCAAATTACTTACTCAATTCTATTTCCAATTAAAGATATAGAGAAAGAAGATATAATTTGCAGAGACTTTGGAGAAGGAATTATAGATAAAAGAAAAAGGGATGCCTTCTTAATACCTTGGGTTCCAAAATTATTTGAGGATGATGTAAACCCAATCACCCCATCTGAGGAATATTTTCTTAGTGGTCATATAAAGGAAAGTTTACCAGATTTGTCAAAATTTGAGAATAATACTCGACAAGGAAATATATTGAAAGTATTTTCTCAGTATAGCTTAGTCAACATGTATATAACTAATCAAAAATTCAGTATAGTTGACAATGAAGATGAAGCCGATATTTTGTGGTATACTCAGCAtttcaaagattttaaaacaCTTAGTGAAACTCCAGAAAAGTTTGTAAACCAATTTCCATTTGAGTATGTTTTGACAGTAAAGGATCTTCTGTGTATTATCTGTAGAAGGAAAACTGGTATAAAGTGGGTTCCTACCTCATATAACCTACTGACAGAACTTCCAAATTTTGTAAGTTACTTTCAAAAAAGACAACAGGATGGTAAAGATAACTACTGGATAGTTAAACCATTCAATTTAGCTAGAGGATTAGATATGCATATAACAGATAATTTAGAATATATTTTAAAAGTGTCCCATACTGGTCCTAAAATTGCTCAAAAGTATATAACTAATCCAATATTATTTTACAGACCTGAATGCAATGGGAAGGTTAAATTTGACATTAGATATGTCTTTTTATTAGAAAGTGTTAAGCCACTTAGAGCTCATGTATATAAAAACTTTTTCTTGAGATTTGCTAACAAAACATTTGAACTGAATAGCTTTGAAGATTACGAAAAACATTTCACTGTCATGAACTACACAGAAAATGCAAATTTAAAGCATATGAAATGCATAGATTTTTTAACAAACTGGATGCTGCAATATCCTGATTATGTCTGGGAAAAGGTAGAAAATTCCATTttcaaaatgttaaaggaattgtTAGAGTGTGCCACAATGGAAGATCCTCCGTGTGGCATAGCTCATAGTCCACAATCAAGAGCTTTATATGCTGCTGATATTATGCTTGAATggactgaagataaagaaattcaGCCCAAacttttagaaataaattttactcCTGATTGTAAACGAGCTTGTGATTATTATCCAGATTTTTTCAATGATATTTTTAGTGTGTTGTTCCTTAATGAAAGTAAAGACACGATTGTAcagttataa
- the LOC140443902 gene encoding uncharacterized protein, whose product MFISDVNKKDEIRTIAIKNLRKLNAKPRIKYSRPTVQVSKDKQLFNVALSKLENETVTLRNGQQLVVPKRLYEMCSFILSKVETEGLFRKEGSKNRQNKIKASLNRGYMLGLEHHVIDVAVILKCFLRELPEPLIPCSFHELFLRCSIIEKKVEAILLACLLIPTEHLNVLAFLMQFFNEITLHSDSNRMDSYNLSLIIAPNIFTLTEKISPKNELVVKKNIDITQIMIDNANSIGLIPDSILEQVGNLRPGELALASPKVKRRRRSGSLTRIFNGFKKIVTNKSDDIPGVNTVTPDLLLTPSIRMTKNSSYENKSTKHKPEPERNKKALLQRRWSAITSATNLRRKKRESVLYQPREDSLNSSQEAYVRVPKVEYEEIKNRVSAIEKRLSFELETVTSTVVRREANIIQDIQSEYEKTLGQAEALSPGTDQLARRLSKELKIRTSEQKIIRSPSARKIGNIRRRSRELVRNNSLQHVQHVPREVTETKLTRSISSPLTNKNFVNVTGTPSFSSTSHITFKSNTHSFKSENSLGKSSSSVNISDDKNFSRHSSLRRERRILRRSSNVTPKRTLIKEKYNQFSEVNKENHVKEMGGTTPVPHIKRTLPIKGTPKRFCATPKGNVRSTPLRVLPNAEFNYVNV is encoded by the exons atgtttataagcgaCGTAAATAAAAAAGATGAAATTAGAACTATagcaattaaaaatttaagaaaactcaACGCTAAACCGAGAATAAAGTATTCCAGGCCAACCGTACAG GTTTCAAAAGacaaacaattatttaatgtaGCTCTCTCAAAGCTTGAAAATGAGACTGTTACGCTCAGAAATGGTCAACAATTGGTTGTACCTAAACGACTGTATGAAATGTGttcatttattttatcaaaagttGAGACTGAAGGTTTGTTTAGGAAAGAAGGCTCAAAGAATCGCCAgaataaaataaaa gCTTCTTTAAACAGAGGATACATGTTAGGATTAGAGCATCATGTGATAGACGTTgctgttattttaaaatgttttttaagagAACTACCTGAACCGTTAATACCTTGTTCCTTTCATGAGTTGTTCCTGAGATGTTCAATAATAGAGAAGAAGGTTGAAGCTATTTTATTGGCTTGTCTTTTAATCCCTACAGAGCATTTAAATGTGCTAGCGTTTTTAATGCAG ttttttaacgAGATCACACTGCATTCAGACAGTAATAGGATGGATTCATACAACTTATCTCTTATTATAGCACCTAATATTTTTACCCTGACTGAAAAAATATCTCCAAAGAATGAACTGGTGGTCAAGAAAAACATTGATATTACGCAA aTAATGATTGATAATGCAAATAGTATAGGACTAATACCTGATTCCATTCTTGAACAAGTTGGGAATTTAAGGCCAGGTGAATTGGCTCTAGCGAGTCCAAAAGTAAAAAGAAGGAGAAGGAGTGGATCACTTACta GGATTTTTAATGGGTTCAAAAAGATTGTTACTAACAAGTCTGATGACATACCTGGTGTTAACACAGTCACTCCCGATCTACTTCTAACACCTTCCATACGCATGACTAAAAATAG TTCCTACGAAAACAAATCCACTAAACACAAGCCAGAGCCAGAACGTAACAAAAAGGCACTCTTGCAACGTAGATGGTCCGCTATTACGTCCGCGACCAATCTCCGACGAAAAAAAAGGGAGTCTGTCTTGTACCAACCCCGAGAGGACAGCCTTAACTCCTCCCAAGAAGCGTACGTTCGTGTTCCAAAGGTTGAGTATGAAGAGATTAAAAACAGAGTATCGGCTATAGAGAAACGATTGAGTTTTGAACTAGAAACAGTTACTTCTACCGTTGTTCGTCGGGAAGCtaatattatacaagatatccaATCAGAATACGAGAAAACACTTGGCCAAGCTGAAGCGTTAAGTCCGGGAACTGACCAGCTGGCGAGAAGACTGAGCAAGGAGTTGAAAATTAGAACTTCCGAACAGAAAATTATTCGGTCGCCTAGTGCTCGTAAAATCGGTAATATACGTCGAAGATCTCGTGAACTTGTCAGAAATAACTCCCTTCAACATGTCCAACATGTACCTCGTGAAGTTACGGAAACTAAATTAACTCGTAGCATTTCTTCTCCACTGACTAATAAGAATTTTGTGAATGTAACTGGCACTCCATCTTTTAGCAGTACTTCCCATATAACGTTTAAGTCCAACACACATAGCTTTAAATCTGAGAATAGTCTAGGAAAGTCTTCATCTTCAGTTAAtatttctgatgacaagaatttTTCGCGACACTCATCTCTACGAAGGGAAAGACGTATCTTGAGACGAAGTAGCAATGTTACTCCTAAAAGAACTTTAATCAAAGAAAAATACAATCAGTTTTCAGAAGTCAATAAAGAGAACCATGTCAAGGAAATGGGAGGTACCACTCCAGTTCCTCATATTAAAAGAACCTTACCAATTAAAGGAACTCCCAAAAGATTTTGTGCTACTCCTAAAGGAAATGTAAGAAGTACTCCGCTACGAGTATTGCCCAATGCGGAGTTTAATTATGTAAATGTTTAA
- the par-6 gene encoding partitioning defective protein 6 — protein sequence MSKNKIVRSCDTKTEVKSKFDAEFRRFSVERNSQTTFEDFRSLIERLHGLKETPFLVSYIDPSDQDLLPINNDDNLRRALFNAKPLLRIIIQRKGNSFEELNGYGTLKPRNLISTILGGTPAKTKTLPISNPHDFRQVSAIIDVDIVPETCRRVRLLKHGSDKPLGFYIRDGTSVKVTQNGLEKIPGIFISRLVPGGLAESTGLLAVNDEVLEVNGIEVAGKTLDQVTDMMVANSSNLIITVKPANQRTVGPPRRGSFGRSSHMSSGSHQSNTTAGSDPDDKYDQDEIVDLTAGLNLEETQSKDDGILHL from the exons ATGTCTAAAAATAAGATAGTGAGATCCTGTGACACTAAAACTGAGGtgaaaagtaaa TTTGATGCAGAGTTTAGAAGATTTAGCGTAGAACGTAATTCCCAAACAACATTTGAAGATTTTCGATCACTCATTGAACGCTTACATGGATTAAAAGAAACACCATTTTTGGTGTCATATATTGATCCTAGTGATCAAGATTTGCTTCCCATTAATAATGATGATAATTTAAGAAGAGCACTGTTTAATGCTAAGCCACTACTCAGAATAATTATACAAAGAAAAG gAAATAGTTTCGAAGAACTGAATGGTTATGGAACGCTTAAACCTAGAAACTTAATTTCTACCATATTGGGTGGAACGCCAGCAAAGACAAAAACTCTTCCCATATCAAATCCGCACGACTTTAGACAAGTTTCAGCTATTATAGATGTAGACATTGTACCAGAAACATGTAGGAGGGTTAGGCTTTTAAAACATGGATCTGACAAGCCTTTGGGGTTTTACATAAGGGATGGAACAAGTGTAAAAGTTACACAAAATG gtcTTGAAAAAATTCCCGGCATCTTTATCTCGCGATTGGTTCCTGGTGGCCTTGCTGAATCAACAGGTCTTCTTGCAGTAAATGATGAAGTTTTAGAAGTAAACGGTATTGAAGTAGCTGGTAAGACTTTAGATCAAGTTACAGACATGATGGTAGCGAACAGTTCAAATTTGATTATAACCGTAAAGCCCGCCAATCAGAGAACCGTAGGACCACCGAGAAGGGGAAGTTTTGGAAGGAGTTCACATATGTCAAGTGGATCGCATCAGTCGAATACTACAGCCGGATCTGACCCGGATGATAAGTATGATCAAGATGAAATTGTAGATCTTACTG
- the LOC140444615 gene encoding uncharacterized protein, whose amino-acid sequence MEELLKNLEKNSKDSAKLFGYLKAQQRKGISVVKIDNRSWETHFTELYRCKENPEQEVGAMEDIRDNEIGIPTYDEYLDIIQKIKQKRTPGPDEIPNELIKNGGEKLLTSNYNLIVKIWEAEEMPEDWKEGRIIPIFKKGEVTNCTY is encoded by the coding sequence ATGGAAGAGCTGTTAAAGAACCTAGAAAAGAATAGTAAAGACAGCGCCAAACTATTTGGATACCTAAAAGCTCAACAAAGAAAAGGCATATCAGTAGTTAAAATTGACAATAGATCATGGGAAACACACTTCACAGAACTATATAGATGCAAAGAAAACCCGGAACAGGAAGTAGGCGCAATGGAAGACATTAGAGATAATGAAATAGGGATACCAACATATGATGAATATTTAGACATCattcaaaaaattaaacagaaaagAACACccggtccagatgaaattccaaATGAGCTGATTAAAAACGGAGGGGAAAAGTTATTAACCAGCAACTATAACCTAATAGTTAAAATATGGGAAGCAGAAGAAATGCCCGAGGATTGGAAAGAAGGCAgaattataccaatatttaaaaaaggagaagtAACAAACTGTacttattaa